A genomic segment from Streptomyces antibioticus encodes:
- a CDS encoding ABC transporter permease, whose product MNRFFDIPSDLQHSWAGLIGLHLREALLPVLGGLLLALPLAQLCVRLRWLYPPVLWVTTVLYAIPSLAFFVVLIDYTGQTETTVMIPLTVYTLVVLVPAIVDGVRSVPQETLAAATAMGFGPVRRYVQVQLPIAVPAIIAGLRVATVSSISLVSVGTLIGNQGALGNLLHDATIYNRPELAWNAVLTMAVLAILADALLVGLRVLLTPWMPSGTAGRADLRVRKEAVAP is encoded by the coding sequence GTGAACCGCTTCTTCGACATTCCCAGCGACCTCCAGCACAGTTGGGCCGGTCTGATCGGGCTCCATCTGCGCGAGGCGCTGCTGCCGGTCCTGGGCGGACTGCTGCTCGCGCTGCCGCTCGCCCAGCTCTGCGTCCGGCTGCGCTGGCTGTACCCGCCCGTCCTGTGGGTGACGACGGTCCTCTACGCGATCCCGTCGCTGGCGTTCTTCGTCGTCCTCATCGACTACACCGGCCAGACCGAGACCACGGTGATGATCCCGCTCACCGTCTACACGCTCGTCGTCCTGGTCCCGGCGATCGTCGACGGCGTCCGCTCGGTCCCGCAGGAGACCCTCGCCGCCGCCACCGCCATGGGCTTCGGACCCGTACGCCGGTACGTCCAGGTCCAGTTGCCGATCGCCGTGCCCGCCATCATCGCGGGCCTGCGGGTGGCGACCGTGTCCAGCATCAGCCTGGTCAGCGTCGGCACCCTGATCGGCAACCAGGGCGCCCTCGGCAATCTGCTGCACGACGCGACCATCTACAACCGGCCCGAACTCGCCTGGAACGCCGTGCTCACCATGGCCGTCCTCGCGATCCTCGCCGACGCCCTGCTGGTCGGCCTGCGGGTCCTGCTGACGCCCTGGATGCCGAGCGGCACGGCAGGACGCGCCGACCTCCGCGTCCGTAAGGAGGCCGTGGCCCCGTGA
- a CDS encoding FMN-binding protein: protein MKRALPVLVLSVAGLIPVWRYEPSAPAASSVSVDPAEGSATAGDTVTGTTVRTEKGDVQVQLTYDGDTITAVRLLKQPDHPQTAAAVPRLIAATLEAQSADIDTVSGATVTSDGYRESLQAAIDARGA from the coding sequence GTGAAGCGAGCTTTGCCCGTCCTGGTCCTGTCCGTGGCGGGACTGATCCCCGTCTGGCGCTACGAGCCGTCGGCCCCTGCCGCGTCGTCCGTCTCCGTGGACCCTGCGGAGGGAAGCGCCACCGCCGGGGACACCGTCACCGGGACGACCGTCCGCACCGAAAAGGGCGACGTCCAGGTCCAGTTGACCTACGACGGGGACACGATCACGGCCGTGAGGCTGCTCAAGCAGCCGGACCATCCGCAGACCGCGGCCGCCGTGCCCCGGCTGATCGCGGCGACCCTGGAGGCGCAGAGCGCGGACATCGACACGGTGTCCGGCGCGACGGTCACCAGCGACGGCTACCGGGAGTCCCTCCAGGCCGCGATCGACGCGCGGGGCGCCTGA
- a CDS encoding ferredoxin reductase family protein produces the protein MTTVPTAPSPPVSPTSVRPAAVARTGLYALLAANAAVVTLLAVQAGFASNALVVIGRFAGLYGALLMAFQLLLVARLPWLDRRIGMDRLTNWHRWTGFGLLWTLVAHLVFITFGYARSSSLDPVSELVDLAETVEGVLRATVATALILVVGAVSARRARRRLAYETWHFIHLYTYAAVVLAFTHQVAVGTTFTASAAATAYWYTLWITAGAALVTGRLLLPLRRNLRHRLRVEAVVPENDQVVSVYITGRHLDRLPARAGQFFLWRFLTRDRWWQANPYSLSAAPDGTRLRLTVKAAGAGSASLRHLRPGTRVFAEGPYGAFTALHRTRPASLLIAGGVGVTPVRALLEEIDGHAVVVHRVAAERDAVLHDELRQLALAKGADLHLVTGPPVPDRLGPRELAALVPDIAERDVFLCGPPPMMTAVLGTLRELGVPARQIHFERFSLAG, from the coding sequence GTGACGACCGTCCCCACCGCCCCGTCGCCGCCCGTGTCCCCCACCTCGGTACGGCCCGCAGCCGTGGCCCGCACCGGCCTGTACGCGCTGCTCGCGGCGAACGCCGCCGTCGTGACCCTCCTCGCCGTCCAGGCGGGCTTCGCCTCCAACGCACTCGTCGTCATCGGCCGGTTCGCCGGGCTGTACGGCGCCCTGCTCATGGCGTTCCAACTGCTGCTGGTCGCCCGGCTGCCCTGGCTCGACCGCCGCATCGGCATGGACCGGCTGACGAACTGGCACCGCTGGACCGGCTTCGGCCTGCTCTGGACGCTGGTCGCACACCTGGTGTTCATCACCTTCGGATACGCCCGGTCCTCGTCGCTGGACCCGGTGAGCGAGCTCGTCGACCTGGCCGAGACCGTCGAGGGCGTGCTGCGCGCCACCGTCGCGACGGCGCTGATCCTGGTCGTCGGCGCCGTCTCCGCCCGCCGGGCCCGCCGCCGACTGGCCTACGAGACCTGGCACTTCATCCATCTCTACACCTACGCCGCCGTGGTCCTGGCCTTCACCCACCAGGTCGCCGTCGGGACGACCTTCACCGCGTCGGCCGCCGCCACGGCGTACTGGTACACCCTGTGGATCACGGCCGGGGCGGCACTGGTGACCGGCCGGCTGCTGCTGCCGCTGCGCCGCAACCTCCGCCACCGGCTGCGCGTCGAGGCCGTCGTCCCCGAGAACGACCAGGTGGTGTCCGTGTACATCACCGGACGGCACCTGGACCGACTGCCCGCCCGGGCCGGCCAGTTCTTCCTGTGGCGGTTCCTGACCAGGGACCGCTGGTGGCAGGCGAATCCGTACTCCCTGTCGGCCGCGCCCGACGGCACCCGGCTGCGGCTCACCGTGAAGGCGGCCGGTGCCGGTTCCGCGTCCCTGCGCCATCTGCGGCCCGGCACCCGGGTGTTCGCCGAGGGACCCTACGGCGCGTTCACCGCGCTGCACCGCACCCGACCCGCCTCCCTGCTCATCGCCGGCGGGGTCGGCGTCACGCCGGTCCGGGCGCTCCTGGAGGAGATCGACGGGCATGCCGTGGTGGTCCACCGGGTGGCAGCGGAGCGGGACGCCGTGCTCCACGACGAACTGCGTCAACTGGCCCTCGCCAAGGGCGCCGACCTGCACCTGGTCACCGGGCCGCCGGTGCCGGACCGGCTGGGTCCGCGCGAACTGGCCGCGCTGGTACCGGACATCGCCGAACGGGACGTCTTCCTGTGCGGGCCGCCGCCGATGATGACCGCGGTCCTCGGCACCCTGCGCGAACTGGGCGTGCCCGCGCGGCAGATCCACTTCGAACGCTTCAGCCTGGCCGGATGA
- a CDS encoding ABC transporter ATP-binding protein, which produces MIRIDSVTKRYPDGTVAVDRLSLEIPDRAITVLVGPSGCGKTTTLRMINRMVEPSEGTISIDGQDTRQQPVNNLRRSMGYVIQNAGLFQHRTIVDNIATVPRLLGWSKDKSRARARELMERVGLDASLAKRYPYQLSGGQQQRVGVARALAADPPVLLMDEPFSAVDPIVRKGLQDELLRIQAELGKTIVFVTHDIDEAVKLGTMVAVLRTGGRLAQFAPPAELLSQPADAFVEDFLGADRGIRRLSFFSSAGLDLLTTPIVAVDASAAQIAARTSDDVPYLLVTDLDGRPLGWSEPRELTAGDVDTGRLLPYGRPFVAGRDSLRAALDCAVLSPTGWAVAVDGEGRAAGVVSQTAIGEAIRGAHATETDAADALAERPAAVQKAAW; this is translated from the coding sequence TTGATACGGATAGATTCAGTCACCAAGCGGTACCCGGACGGCACGGTGGCGGTGGACCGGCTCTCCCTGGAGATACCGGACCGCGCGATCACCGTCCTCGTCGGCCCCTCGGGATGCGGCAAGACCACGACACTGCGGATGATCAACCGGATGGTGGAACCCAGCGAGGGCACCATCTCCATCGACGGCCAGGACACCCGGCAGCAGCCGGTCAACAACCTGCGCCGGTCGATGGGTTACGTCATCCAGAACGCCGGGCTCTTCCAGCACCGCACGATCGTCGACAACATCGCCACCGTGCCCCGGCTGCTGGGCTGGAGCAAGGACAAGTCCCGTGCCAGGGCACGGGAGTTGATGGAGCGCGTCGGCCTCGACGCCTCGTTGGCCAAGCGCTACCCCTACCAGCTCTCCGGGGGCCAGCAGCAGCGCGTCGGCGTGGCGCGGGCGCTCGCCGCGGATCCGCCGGTGCTGCTGATGGACGAGCCGTTCTCCGCCGTCGACCCCATCGTCCGCAAGGGTCTCCAGGACGAACTTCTGCGCATTCAGGCAGAGTTGGGCAAGACGATCGTCTTCGTCACGCATGACATCGACGAGGCGGTCAAGCTCGGCACCATGGTCGCCGTACTGCGCACCGGCGGCCGGCTCGCGCAGTTCGCGCCGCCCGCCGAGCTGCTCTCCCAGCCGGCCGACGCGTTCGTCGAGGACTTCCTCGGCGCCGACCGCGGCATCCGGCGCCTGTCGTTCTTCTCCTCCGCCGGACTCGACCTGCTGACCACGCCGATCGTCGCCGTCGACGCGAGCGCCGCGCAGATCGCCGCCCGCACCTCCGACGACGTCCCCTACCTCCTCGTCACCGACCTGGACGGCAGGCCGCTCGGCTGGAGCGAGCCGCGGGAGCTGACCGCCGGGGACGTCGACACCGGCCGACTGCTGCCCTACGGGCGGCCGTTCGTCGCCGGGCGGGACTCGCTGCGGGCCGCGCTGGACTGCGCGGTGCTCTCCCCGACCGGCTGGGCGGTCGCCGTCGACGGCGAGGGACGGGCCGCCGGTGTCGTCTCCCAGACGGCCATCGGCGAGGCGATCCGCGGCGCCCACGCCACCGAGACGGATGCCGCCGACGCCCTCGCGGAGCGGCCCGCCGCCGTGCAGAAGGCCGCCTGGTGA